AAATAGAGAATATGACTTGGTCAACAACATAACAGCAGATAATAGAATCGTAATGCTACTAAGATGCAAAGGCAAAGAGTGAGTATATGTCCAGGAATCAAACCAGTATAACCATATATGTAGACTGATTTCTGAAAGTATCATAATAAAAAATAAAGTAATACGCGCAATTTTATTATAAGGTTCTTGTCTTAAAACATTTCTTACTATATAAATGAAAACTATAAGTATGATAAAGATAAAGAGAGTTACCAAATGAACAGGTGAGAATAATGTAAAGGCATAATCTGTTTGTGGAAAAAAAATCCCTTCCATTACATGTCACCTCTTTCTTAGAAATGTTGTTTAATTTAGTGTATCTCTTTAGAAGGAAGGTTATCACCTCAAAAGCAAAAACAGTTATTTTTTATCTTCTTGAACAAAAAAACCAGCCTCAATATGAGACTGGTTACTAAATTTATTACCCATTTACCTCTGTACCTAAGCTAGAAGGATTTAACCCAACTGCTTCAAATACTTTACCGAATTTTTCATCACCTTGTGTGAATGTTTCATTCGCAGCATCTAATGAAGGTGCGTCTTTCTTCAACTCATCTGCTTTTGCTTGATAAGAATCAGATAAATCTTTAATCGCTGCTTCTAAGTCAGCTTTATGATCTGCTAATTCCTCTGGTACCTCTACACCATTAAGTCCTTCTACGACTGCTGCTGCAGAAGCTTCAGCTGCTGGTTTCATTTCTGCAGTTGGCTCTTCTTCTGCTTCATAAGCATTTAAATCTGCATCATTTTCATTAATTGCTTTTGAAACCGTCATGTAAAATTGCATCATGGCACTTTTTGCGTTTTGTTCTTTGTCAGCACCTTCAGTTGCTTCCTCACCTGCTGCTTTATCTTGCTCTTTCGTTGTTCCCTCTGATTCTTCAGAACATGCCGCTAATCCAATAGACAACATTAACACTGAAATTAAAAACCAAAACTTTTTCATCGATTTCCCCTCCAATTAATTACTAGCATATGTATAGATAACCTGATCACTCAACCTAATAATATTTTCCATATTCTGAATGATCTTCCACCTATGTATTATAGGATTCTAATAAAAGAATATCAACTGTTATTTTACGAAAATATATAATCATATATTTCCTATTTTATCGAGTAAACACTTAATTTTTTTTAGCCTAATAAACATTAGTCGTACTTATATTATAAAAGGTTACAAGAAAATATTCATATTAAAAATACCCTTTAATAGAAAAAATTTACATTATTTTTGAAAAATTTTTAAAATTCTCAAAACATAAAAAAAAGAGGCAACCCCCATTCTTACAAGGGCTGCCTCTTTCCAACATTAATTAGATCCTGTCTTCAATAGAACTTCTTGTTCATCTTCAAGTTTTACAGATTTTGATTTAACATATTTTGCTGTTAAAATCACTGCTGCAACAACAAGAACTTCAAAACCATACTTAACAAAGCCATTTTCAAATAATCCACTTAAGAAATGTTCACCAACAATCATTTTTGAAGCTGTCCAAGCAAGAACACCGGCGCCGATTGTAACGATGATTGGATATCTGTCAATCCATTTAAGAATTAACGTACTCCCCCACATAACAACTGGTACAGAAATAAGTAATCCGATAACAACTAGTAGCATGTTACCATGTGATGCACCTGCTACAGCTAATACATTATCAAGTCCCATTAACGCATCCGCAATAATAACGGTACGAATCGCTGCCCAAAAACTATCTCCAGCTTTAACATCACCATGATCATTATCATCCACAAGCAGTTTATAAGCTATGAAAACTAATAGAAGTCCACCAACTAAATGAAGACCAGGGATAGCTAATAACCAAACAACTGCTAAAGTCGCAACAATTCGAATCGCTATTGCTCCTATAGATCCCCATAAAATAACTTTTTTCTGTTGATGTTTAGGCAAATTTCTTGCCGCAAGCCCAATTAAAATGGCATTGTCTCCAGCTAAAACCAAATCAATCACAATAATAGATAAAAGTGCAGTGAGAAATTCCATTTCCATCTTGATTACCTCCTTCTGATATTGTTTTCAATCTGAAAGTTAAAAGATTGAAAGATTGCTTTTTACAAAAATAAAGAGACCTTTGCCATAGTGGCAAAGGTCTCGCTAAGCACAAACATTATGCCAATAAAGCCGATGAACCTCGTTCATGTAATGACGACTTTATTTCAGGTTAAACCTGACGCTACTCCCCTTTACGGTGGGAAATTTTACTATCGATTTGTCTATTTGTCATTATACTTTATTTTATGGGCGTGTGTCTATGATTTTGTTTAAGTGACAGGCACCACCCGGATTTTGTCGAATCAATTTTTTTCTCCTATTTAATATGAAAAACATCCAAATTACAATCTATAAATTCCATATATTACCACTTGCCCTTTCTCCTATATGACACTTGTCATACTCATTCTATGACACCTATGTCTACAAATTTCAAGAGACTATTTTTATAATTTAGTTAAGGATAGAAAACCCTTGATTGAAATGGGAGACAACATAAAACGTTCCTTCCTATTCATTCCACTCAATTTTTTTAACTACAGACTACTTTGTCTTTTTAACGTTTTTAAAGAAGGGAATTAAAAAATGAGTAAACAATTACAACGTAATTTAAGGAAGCAAGTCGCTCCTTATGAACAGTCAAGCTCGAAGGATAGTATCATTCAACTTATCACAACAATCGGTCCATTCATTATTCTATGGATTCTTGCCTATCAAAGCTTAGCGATTTCCTATCTTCTTACATTAGCTTTTACCATTATTGCTGGTGGCTTTCTTGTACGAATTTTTATCATCTTCCATGATTGCTGTCATTACTCATTCTTTAAGAATAGAAATGCAAATAAAATACTTGGAACAATAACAGGAATCCTTACTTTATTCCCTTACAGTCAATGGCAGCATGACCATTCCATCCACCATGCTACTAGCGGGAATTTAGACAAACGA
This genomic stretch from Metabacillus sp. B2-18 harbors:
- a CDS encoding TerC family protein, with the protein product MEMEFLTALLSIIVIDLVLAGDNAILIGLAARNLPKHQQKKVILWGSIGAIAIRIVATLAVVWLLAIPGLHLVGGLLLVFIAYKLLVDDNDHGDVKAGDSFWAAIRTVIIADALMGLDNVLAVAGASHGNMLLVVIGLLISVPVVMWGSTLILKWIDRYPIIVTIGAGVLAWTASKMIVGEHFLSGLFENGFVKYGFEVLVVAAVILTAKYVKSKSVKLEDEQEVLLKTGSN